The following coding sequences lie in one Erwinia amylovora genomic window:
- the dxs gene encoding 1-deoxy-D-xylulose-5-phosphate synthase, which produces MSFESAKYPTLAQASTVQELRLLPKESLPALCNELRQYLLGSVSRSSGHFASGLGVVELTVALHYVYNTPFDHLVWDVGHQAYPHKILTGRRDRIGTIRQKKGLHPFPWREESEYDVLNVGHSSTSISAGLGLAVAAGKEAQGRRTACVIGDGAITAGMAFEAMNHAGDIKADLLVVLNDNEMSISENVGALNNRLAQILSGKTYSRLRESGKKVLDGLPPIKELIKRTEEHLKGMVVPGTLFEELGFNYIGPVDGHDVLALVHTLRNMRALKGPQFLHVMTKKGKGYAPAEKDPISWHAVPKFDPASGLLPKSADGLPSYSKIFGQWLSETAAVDDRLMAVTPAMREGSGMVSFSRDYPRQYFDVAIAEQHAVTFAAGLAIGGYKPVVAIYSTFLQRAYDQLIHDVAIQKLSVLFAIDRGGIVGADGQTHQGAFDIAFLRCIPNIVIMTPSDENECRQMLYTGYHHEGGPSAVRYPRGNGTGAPLEALASLPLGKGVIKRRGEQLAILNFGTLLPQAAAAAEAINATLVDMRFVKPLDEALVLELASQHQALVTLEEGAVKGGAGSGVNELLMAKRKPVPVLNIGLPDEFIPQGTQEEIRSDYQLDADGIKQQIANWLAQ; this is translated from the coding sequence ATGAGTTTTGAATCTGCAAAATACCCGACGCTTGCTCAGGCAAGTACGGTGCAAGAATTACGTTTGCTGCCCAAAGAGAGCCTGCCAGCACTTTGTAACGAATTGCGGCAGTATTTGCTCGGCAGCGTAAGCCGCTCCAGCGGTCATTTTGCTTCCGGACTGGGCGTCGTGGAACTCACCGTTGCCCTGCACTACGTCTATAACACGCCATTTGATCATCTGGTATGGGATGTTGGCCACCAGGCCTACCCGCATAAAATTCTGACCGGGCGACGTGACCGCATAGGCACTATTCGTCAGAAAAAGGGGCTGCATCCGTTCCCGTGGCGTGAGGAAAGTGAATACGACGTGCTCAATGTAGGACATTCATCAACCTCGATCAGTGCCGGGCTTGGCCTGGCGGTTGCCGCCGGTAAAGAAGCGCAAGGCCGCCGTACCGCCTGCGTTATCGGCGATGGCGCGATCACCGCGGGGATGGCGTTTGAAGCGATGAATCACGCCGGAGATATAAAGGCCGATCTGCTGGTCGTGCTGAATGACAATGAAATGTCGATCTCTGAAAACGTTGGTGCGTTAAATAACCGACTTGCCCAGATTTTGTCTGGTAAAACCTACTCGCGTTTGCGTGAAAGCGGCAAAAAGGTCCTTGATGGCCTGCCGCCAATCAAAGAACTGATTAAACGCACCGAAGAGCACCTGAAAGGAATGGTGGTGCCGGGCACGCTTTTTGAAGAGCTGGGCTTCAATTACATCGGTCCGGTAGACGGTCACGATGTTTTGGCGCTGGTGCATACGCTGCGCAATATGCGGGCGCTGAAAGGCCCGCAGTTCCTGCATGTCATGACGAAAAAGGGCAAGGGCTACGCCCCGGCAGAAAAAGACCCGATCAGCTGGCATGCGGTCCCTAAGTTTGACCCGGCCAGCGGCCTGTTGCCAAAAAGCGCTGACGGTCTGCCAAGCTATTCCAAAATTTTCGGACAGTGGTTAAGTGAAACCGCCGCCGTTGATGACAGGCTGATGGCGGTGACGCCAGCCATGCGTGAAGGCTCCGGGATGGTCAGTTTCTCACGCGATTATCCCCGGCAATATTTCGATGTGGCGATTGCCGAACAGCATGCGGTGACCTTCGCCGCCGGGCTGGCCATCGGCGGCTATAAGCCGGTGGTGGCAATCTACTCGACTTTCCTGCAGCGCGCCTACGATCAGCTGATCCATGATGTCGCCATTCAAAAGCTGTCGGTGCTGTTTGCCATCGACCGTGGCGGCATCGTCGGCGCTGACGGGCAGACTCACCAGGGAGCATTTGATATAGCTTTCCTGCGCTGCATCCCCAACATCGTTATTATGACGCCAAGTGATGAAAATGAATGTCGTCAGATGCTGTATACCGGCTATCACCATGAAGGTGGGCCAAGTGCGGTACGCTACCCGCGGGGTAATGGCACCGGTGCGCCGCTTGAAGCACTGGCCTCGTTGCCGTTAGGCAAAGGCGTCATCAAGCGTCGGGGAGAACAACTGGCGATCCTCAATTTTGGCACGCTGTTACCCCAGGCGGCAGCGGCTGCGGAAGCTATCAATGCCACTCTGGTGGATATGCGTTTTGTCAAACCGCTCGATGAGGCGCTGGTGCTGGAGCTGGCGTCACAGCACCAGGCACTGGTCACCCTTGAAGAGGGTGCTGTTAAAGGCGGTGCCGGCAGCGGCGTTAACGAACTGTTGATGGCGAAACGTAAACCGGTTCCGGTGCTGAATATCGGCTTGCCGGATGAGTTTATCCCCCAGGGGACTCAGGAAGAGATCCGCAGCGATTATCAACTGGATGCCGACGGCATCAAGCAGCAGATCGCCAACTGGCTGGCTCAATAA
- the ispA gene encoding (2E,6E)-farnesyl diphosphate synthase codes for MDFNLLLISHYQRVNAALQGFISQLPFQSSPLVNAMEYGALLGGKRLRPFLVYATGDMLRADDAALDAPAAAIECIHAYSLIHDDLPAMDNDSLRRGQPTCHIKFGEESAILAGDALQTLAFSILADAPMPGVMAESRIAMLSELAQASGVAGMCGGQALDLAAEGKKVTLNELEQIHRHKTGALIRSAVRLGALTAGESGRAALPALDRFANAIGLAFQVQDDILDVTGDTEVLGKQQGADQQLGKSTYPALMGLDNARIKAWDLCQESLDALDTLAAQSYNTTALRALASFVIERDK; via the coding sequence ATGGATTTTAACTTATTACTCATCAGTCACTATCAGCGGGTGAACGCAGCGCTTCAGGGGTTTATTTCACAACTGCCTTTTCAGAGTTCTCCTCTGGTAAACGCGATGGAGTATGGCGCACTATTGGGCGGTAAACGCCTACGCCCTTTCCTGGTATATGCTACGGGCGACATGCTGCGGGCGGACGATGCCGCGCTGGATGCACCGGCGGCAGCAATCGAGTGTATCCATGCATACTCTCTCATCCATGACGATTTGCCCGCTATGGATAATGACAGCCTTCGTCGCGGCCAGCCCACCTGCCATATTAAGTTTGGTGAGGAGTCCGCCATTCTGGCAGGAGATGCGCTGCAGACGCTGGCCTTCTCAATTCTTGCTGACGCCCCAATGCCCGGCGTGATGGCAGAAAGCCGTATTGCTATGCTGTCTGAACTGGCTCAGGCCAGCGGAGTGGCTGGCATGTGCGGCGGTCAGGCATTGGATCTTGCCGCGGAAGGCAAAAAAGTGACTTTGAACGAACTTGAGCAGATCCACAGGCATAAGACCGGCGCGCTGATCCGCTCTGCGGTAAGGCTTGGCGCCCTGACGGCGGGAGAAAGCGGCCGTGCTGCCCTACCAGCCCTCGACCGATTTGCCAATGCCATCGGCCTGGCATTCCAGGTACAGGATGACATTCTGGATGTGACGGGTGATACCGAAGTGCTGGGAAAACAGCAGGGTGCCGATCAACAATTGGGCAAAAGTACCTACCCGGCATTAATGGGACTGGACAATGCACGGATAAAAGCATGGGATCTCTGTCAAGAATCCCTCGACGCGTTAGACACGCTTGCTGCACAGTCATACAACACGACCGCGCTGCGGGCGCTGGCAAGCTTTGTCATTGAACGCGATAAATAA
- the xseB gene encoding exodeoxyribonuclease VII small subunit — translation MPKKIQQPVSFETSLQQLEHIVSRLESGDLALEEALTEFERGVQLARAGQQTLQQAEQRVQILLSEDKNADLTPFTPENE, via the coding sequence ATGCCGAAAAAAATTCAACAGCCTGTCAGTTTCGAAACCTCCCTGCAACAGCTGGAGCACATCGTCAGCCGCCTTGAAAGCGGCGATCTTGCGCTTGAAGAAGCGCTGACTGAATTTGAGCGCGGCGTGCAGCTGGCGCGAGCCGGGCAACAAACGCTGCAACAGGCAGAGCAACGGGTACAAATTTTACTGAGCGAAGACAAAAACGCCGATCTGACGCCTTTCACGCCGGAAAATGAATAA
- the thiI gene encoding tRNA uracil 4-sulfurtransferase ThiI, whose translation MKFIIKLFPEITIKSQSVRLRFIKILTGNIRNVLKPFDETLAVVRHWDNIEVRAKDESQRAAIVAELTRIPGIHHVLAVEDRAYTDVHHIFEQTLEMNRERIEGKTFCVRVKRRGKHEFSSQDVERYVGGGLNQHVASAQVQLNRPQVTVNLEIDDDRLILVTARYEGIGGYPIGTQEDVLSLISGGFDSGVSSYMLMRRGCRVHYCFFNLGGAAHEIGVRQVAHYLWKRYGSTHRVRFVAINFEPVVGEILEKVDDGQMGVVLKRMMVRAASQIAERYGVQALVTGEALGQVSSQTLTNLRLIDNASDTLILRPLISHDKEHIIKLAREIGTEDFARTMPEYCGVISKSPTVKAVKAKIEQEEQHFDFAILDRVVTEATNVDIREIAEKTEEEVVEVETVASFSDQDVILDIRSADEQEARPLELDGVLVKSLPFYKLATQFGDLDQSKSWLLYCERGVMSRLQALYLHEQGFKNVKVYRP comes from the coding sequence ATGAAGTTTATCATTAAGTTATTCCCTGAAATTACGATCAAAAGCCAGTCGGTACGGCTGCGTTTTATTAAAATCCTGACCGGTAATATTCGCAACGTTCTCAAGCCCTTTGATGAAACCCTCGCTGTGGTACGCCACTGGGACAATATCGAAGTGCGTGCCAAAGACGAAAGCCAGCGTGCTGCTATTGTGGCAGAGCTGACGCGCATTCCGGGCATACATCATGTGCTGGCAGTGGAAGATCGCGCTTACACCGACGTGCATCATATTTTTGAGCAAACTCTCGAAATGAACCGCGAACGTATTGAAGGCAAGACTTTCTGCGTGCGTGTGAAGCGCCGAGGCAAGCATGAGTTCAGTTCACAGGATGTGGAACGCTACGTTGGCGGTGGCCTTAATCAGCATGTTGCCAGCGCTCAGGTGCAACTCAACCGCCCACAGGTAACGGTCAATCTGGAGATCGACGACGATCGCCTGATTCTGGTCACCGCCCGTTATGAAGGCATCGGCGGTTATCCTATCGGCACACAGGAAGATGTTCTGTCGCTGATTTCCGGTGGTTTTGACTCAGGCGTTTCCAGCTATATGCTGATGCGCCGTGGCTGCCGCGTGCACTATTGCTTCTTTAATCTCGGCGGCGCGGCCCATGAGATCGGCGTGCGCCAGGTTGCGCACTATTTGTGGAAGCGTTATGGCAGTACCCATCGCGTGCGCTTTGTGGCGATCAACTTTGAGCCAGTGGTCGGTGAGATCCTGGAAAAAGTGGATGATGGCCAGATGGGCGTGGTGCTGAAGCGTATGATGGTGCGTGCGGCTTCACAAATTGCCGAGCGCTACGGCGTACAGGCACTGGTAACCGGTGAAGCGCTGGGCCAGGTCTCCAGCCAGACGCTGACAAATCTGCGCCTGATCGATAATGCCAGCGATACGCTGATCCTGCGTCCGCTGATTTCCCATGATAAAGAGCACATTATCAAGCTGGCACGTGAAATCGGCACGGAAGATTTTGCGCGTACCATGCCGGAATACTGCGGCGTTATTTCAAAAAGCCCGACGGTCAAAGCGGTAAAGGCGAAGATCGAGCAGGAAGAGCAGCACTTCGATTTCGCCATCCTTGACCGGGTGGTTACGGAGGCAACCAACGTTGATATTCGTGAAATCGCCGAGAAGACCGAAGAGGAAGTGGTAGAAGTCGAGACCGTTGCCTCGTTTTCAGACCAGGATGTGATACTGGACATTCGTTCGGCCGACGAGCAGGAAGCGCGTCCACTGGAGCTGGATGGCGTGCTGGTGAAATCGTTACCATTCTATAAGCTGGCAACGCAATTTGGCGACCTCGACCAGAGCAAAAGCTGGCTACTGTACTGTGAACGCGGCGTGATGAGCCGCTTGCAGGCGCTGTATTTGCACGAACAGGGCTTTAAGAACGTGAAAGTGTACCGTCCCTAG
- the yajL gene encoding protein deglycase YajL — protein MTEKPSVLVCLAPGSEETEAVTTIDLLVRAGLKVVTASVADDGNCEIICSRGVRLLADAPLVEVADDDFAALVLPGGLKGAECFHDSPLLVETIRHFNQSGRIVAAICAAAAAVLIPHNLFPVGNMTGYPGLKEKIPQEKWMDKRVVWDRRVNLLTSQGPGTAIDFALKLIDLLLGKEAAREVAAQLVVAAGIYDYRD, from the coding sequence ATGACCGAGAAACCATCGGTTCTGGTTTGCCTGGCACCTGGGAGTGAAGAAACCGAGGCCGTCACCACCATCGATTTACTGGTGCGCGCCGGGCTGAAAGTCGTCACCGCCAGCGTTGCTGACGATGGTAACTGTGAGATTATCTGTTCACGCGGAGTTCGGCTGTTGGCCGATGCGCCGCTGGTGGAAGTCGCCGATGACGATTTTGCCGCCCTCGTTCTGCCTGGTGGCCTGAAAGGAGCGGAATGCTTCCACGACAGCCCGCTGCTGGTGGAAACCATACGTCACTTCAATCAGTCAGGGCGCATCGTTGCCGCAATCTGCGCCGCCGCCGCCGCCGTACTGATACCGCATAATCTGTTCCCGGTGGGAAATATGACCGGCTATCCGGGGTTAAAAGAGAAAATTCCGCAAGAGAAATGGATGGATAAACGCGTGGTATGGGATCGCCGGGTCAATCTGCTCACCAGTCAGGGGCCAGGGACTGCAATCGATTTTGCCCTGAAGCTCATTGACCTGCTGCTTGGAAAAGAAGCGGCGCGTGAAGTAGCCGCGCAACTGGTGGTGGCTGCCGGGATTTACGATTACCGCGACTGA
- the panE gene encoding 2-dehydropantoate 2-reductase yields MKITVLGCGALGQIWLAALERQGHEVQGWLRVPQPYCSVNVIDLHGGNINKTFIANDPVFLAESELLIVTLKAWQVSESVRNLQFILPERCPILLLHNGMGTLDELKNLRQPLLRGVTTHAAKRDGTVIIHVASGITHIGPTTTGDAELSDLAEVLHRALPDVAWHNNVASAAWQKLAVNCIINPLTVFYNCTNGELAEYRQEIESLSDEVAAVMEREGQHISREWLIDYVLEVISTTAANTSSMLQDVRAQRRTEIDYINGYVIRRARAQGLSTPNNSRLFEFIKRKEHDYDRETIGSGLPGTWE; encoded by the coding sequence ATGAAAATTACCGTACTTGGATGTGGCGCCCTGGGGCAGATCTGGCTGGCTGCGCTTGAACGGCAGGGGCATGAAGTTCAGGGCTGGCTGCGGGTACCGCAGCCATATTGTTCGGTGAATGTCATCGACCTGCATGGCGGAAACATCAATAAGACCTTTATCGCTAATGACCCGGTATTTCTCGCCGAAAGTGAGTTATTGATCGTTACGCTGAAAGCGTGGCAAGTCTCTGAGTCAGTGAGAAATCTGCAATTTATTTTGCCTGAACGCTGCCCAATTCTGCTGCTGCATAACGGTATGGGGACGCTTGACGAGTTGAAAAACCTGCGTCAGCCATTATTACGCGGCGTCACGACCCACGCAGCAAAACGGGATGGCACGGTAATTATTCATGTCGCCTCGGGGATTACCCATATTGGCCCCACCACCACCGGGGACGCGGAACTGAGCGATCTGGCAGAGGTTTTGCACCGCGCTTTACCGGATGTGGCCTGGCACAATAACGTGGCTTCCGCCGCATGGCAAAAACTGGCGGTAAACTGCATCATCAACCCGTTGACGGTATTCTATAACTGTACCAACGGCGAGCTGGCTGAATACCGTCAGGAGATTGAATCCCTGAGCGATGAAGTGGCAGCAGTGATGGAGCGTGAAGGTCAGCATATATCGCGTGAATGGCTGATCGATTATGTGCTTGAAGTGATTAGCACCACCGCCGCTAATACCTCCTCAATGCTGCAGGATGTTCGGGCGCAGCGCCGCACCGAAATCGACTATATCAACGGCTATGTTATTCGGCGCGCACGCGCACAGGGGTTGAGCACGCCCAATAACAGCCGACTTTTTGAATTCATCAAGCGAAAGGAACATGATTATGACCGAGAAACCATCGGTTCTGGTTTGCCTGGCACCTGGGAGTGA
- a CDS encoding YajQ family cyclic di-GMP-binding protein — MPSFDIVSEIDMQEVRNAVDNANREISTRFDFRGVQASFELNEKNESIKVSSESDFQVKQLVDILREKLLKRGIEGGALEVPEQIEHSGKSWSVDAKMKKGIETDIAKKLVKLIKDSKLKVQSQIQGDEVRVTGKSRDDLQGAMALVRKGELGQPFQFKNFRD; from the coding sequence ATGCCATCTTTCGATATTGTTTCTGAAATTGATATGCAGGAAGTGCGTAACGCGGTAGACAATGCTAATCGTGAAATATCCACCCGCTTCGATTTTCGTGGTGTTCAGGCCAGTTTCGAACTGAATGAAAAAAATGAGTCGATCAAGGTCTCCAGTGAATCGGATTTTCAGGTGAAGCAGCTGGTGGATATTCTGCGTGAAAAGCTATTGAAACGTGGGATAGAAGGTGGAGCACTGGAGGTTCCGGAACAGATTGAGCATAGCGGTAAAAGCTGGAGCGTGGATGCTAAAATGAAGAAAGGCATCGAAACGGATATCGCTAAAAAGCTGGTTAAGCTGATTAAAGACAGCAAGCTGAAAGTGCAGTCGCAGATTCAGGGAGATGAAGTTCGCGTTACCGGTAAATCACGCGACGATCTGCAAGGTGCGATGGCGCTGGTGCGTAAGGGCGAATTAGGGCAGCCGTTCCAGTTTAAGAACTTCCGCGATTAA
- a CDS encoding MFS transporter, with translation MNDNKMTSVELRATWGLGTVFSLRMLGMFMVLPVLTTYGMALQGASETLIGLAIGIYGLAQAVFQIPFGLLSDRIGRKPLIIGGLLIFAIGSVIAAMTTSIWGVILGRALQGSGAIAAAVMALLSDLTREQNRTKAMAFIGISFGITFAIAMVLGPVVTNALGLHALFWMIALLAVCGIVITLLIVPSASTHILNRESGIVKGSIGDVLANGRLVKLNIGILCLHILLMSSFVALPGQFEQAGFPASGHWKIYLCTMLVAFAAVLPFIIYAEVKRRMKRVFVGCVALMLVAEIILWGSGNHFWTLVLGVQLFFIGFNLMEAILPSLVSKESPPGYKGTAMGLYSTSQFVGVAIGGSMGGWVFDHLDAQSVFLLGALIAVGWLLLSLSMKEPPYVSSLRLTLEHCGLDKSSLEQRLKAHNGVSEVFIVPEEQSAYVKIDSKVTSRAELEKLIAG, from the coding sequence ATGAACGATAATAAAATGACTTCAGTTGAGCTGCGCGCAACCTGGGGTTTGGGGACGGTTTTTTCCCTGCGCATGCTGGGAATGTTTATGGTTTTACCCGTCCTGACCACTTATGGCATGGCATTACAGGGAGCAAGTGAAACACTCATTGGACTGGCCATCGGCATATATGGTTTAGCCCAGGCAGTATTCCAAATCCCTTTCGGGCTTCTTTCCGATCGTATTGGACGTAAGCCACTGATTATCGGTGGCCTGTTGATCTTTGCCATCGGTAGCGTCATCGCGGCGATGACAACCTCCATCTGGGGAGTGATCCTTGGGCGCGCGTTGCAGGGTTCAGGTGCCATTGCCGCCGCCGTAATGGCCCTGCTGTCCGACCTGACTCGTGAGCAGAACCGAACTAAAGCGATGGCGTTTATCGGTATCAGCTTCGGCATTACCTTCGCCATTGCCATGGTACTGGGGCCAGTAGTCACTAACGCGCTTGGCCTGCATGCGCTGTTCTGGATGATCGCCCTGCTCGCGGTTTGCGGTATCGTCATTACGCTGCTGATTGTCCCCTCGGCGTCAACCCATATCCTTAATCGGGAATCGGGGATCGTGAAGGGCAGCATTGGTGATGTTCTTGCCAATGGCCGCCTTGTAAAGTTAAATATTGGCATTCTCTGTCTGCATATTCTGCTGATGTCGAGCTTTGTGGCCCTGCCCGGCCAGTTTGAACAAGCCGGATTCCCCGCCAGTGGGCACTGGAAGATTTATCTTTGTACCATGCTGGTTGCTTTCGCTGCCGTGCTGCCATTTATTATCTACGCAGAAGTTAAACGCCGGATGAAACGGGTGTTTGTTGGCTGTGTCGCCCTGATGCTGGTCGCTGAAATCATCTTGTGGGGATCGGGTAATCATTTCTGGACGCTGGTGCTGGGCGTTCAGCTGTTCTTTATTGGTTTTAACCTGATGGAGGCGATACTGCCGTCACTGGTCAGTAAAGAGTCGCCTCCGGGTTATAAGGGGACAGCAATGGGCCTGTATTCAACCAGCCAGTTTGTCGGTGTGGCAATTGGTGGCAGCATGGGCGGGTGGGTGTTTGACCACCTCGATGCGCAGAGTGTATTCCTGCTTGGTGCACTGATAGCAGTAGGCTGGCTGTTGCTGAGCCTGAGCATGAAGGAACCGCCCTACGTCAGCAGTCTGCGCCTAACGCTTGAACATTGCGGCCTGGATAAATCGAGCCTGGAACAGCGGCTGAAAGCACATAATGGCGTGTCAGAGGTATTTATCGTGCCTGAAGAGCAGAGTGCCTACGTCAAAATTGACAGCAAGGTTACCAGCCGCGCCGAGCTTGAGAAACTGATTGCGGGTTAA
- the cyoE gene encoding heme o synthase encodes MIKQYLQLTKPGIIFGNLISVIGGFLLASKGSIDYSLFLATLVGVSLVVASGCVYNNFIDRDIDKKMERTKNRVLVKGLISPKLSLVYATVLGIAGFALLYFGANPLAMWLAVMGFVVYVGIYSLYMKRNSVYGTLIGSLSGAAPPVIGYCAVSGQFDAGALILLAIFSLWQMPHSYAIAIFRFKDYQAANIPVLPVVKGISVAKNHITVYIIAFMVATLMLTLVGYAGYKYLVVASAVSVWWLGMALSGYKTQNDRVWARKLFVFSIVAITALSVMMSVDFMTPASKDLLTYVG; translated from the coding sequence ATGATTAAGCAATACCTGCAATTGACAAAACCAGGAATTATCTTCGGGAATTTAATTTCTGTAATCGGGGGATTCCTGCTGGCTTCTAAAGGCAGCATTGACTATTCCCTGTTTCTCGCCACTTTAGTCGGTGTATCTCTGGTGGTCGCATCGGGTTGTGTTTACAACAACTTCATCGACCGCGACATCGACAAAAAAATGGAGAGAACCAAGAATCGGGTGCTGGTTAAAGGCCTCATCTCTCCGAAATTAAGCCTGGTTTATGCAACCGTGTTGGGTATTGCTGGCTTCGCGCTGTTGTATTTCGGAGCAAACCCGCTGGCGATGTGGCTGGCGGTGATGGGGTTTGTGGTTTATGTCGGCATTTACAGCCTGTACATGAAACGCAACTCCGTCTATGGCACGCTGATTGGTAGCCTCTCTGGAGCCGCACCGCCGGTTATTGGCTACTGTGCCGTTTCCGGTCAGTTCGATGCGGGCGCATTGATCCTGCTGGCTATCTTTAGCCTGTGGCAGATGCCGCATTCTTATGCGATTGCTATCTTCCGCTTCAAAGATTACCAGGCAGCCAACATTCCGGTTCTGCCGGTGGTAAAAGGTATTTCGGTAGCCAAAAACCATATCACTGTGTATATCATCGCGTTTATGGTTGCCACGCTGATGCTGACTTTAGTGGGTTATGCTGGCTACAAATATCTGGTAGTAGCGTCTGCGGTTAGCGTCTGGTGGTTGGGAATGGCGCTTTCAGGTTATAAAACCCAGAATGACCGTGTCTGGGCGCGTAAACTGTTCGTGTTTTCCATCGTGGCCATTACCGCGCTAAGCGTCATGATGTCGGTTGATTTTATGACGCCAGCCTCAAAAGACCTGCTCACTTACGTTGGTTAA
- a CDS encoding cytochrome o ubiquinol oxidase subunit IV: protein MSHPATEHGASHGSVKSYMIGFILSIILTGIPFWMVMDGGASKATILAVVLVCAVVQVLVHLVYFLHLDSKSEGGWNLIAIVFAALIILIVVVGSLWIMWNLNYNMMSH, encoded by the coding sequence ATGAGCCATCCTGCAACTGAACATGGCGCTTCTCATGGTAGCGTGAAGTCTTATATGATCGGCTTCATCCTGTCGATCATTTTGACCGGTATCCCATTCTGGATGGTCATGGACGGTGGTGCTTCTAAAGCCACTATCCTCGCTGTCGTTCTGGTGTGTGCAGTTGTCCAGGTGCTGGTGCATCTGGTTTACTTCCTGCACCTGGACAGTAAGTCTGAAGGGGGCTGGAACCTGATTGCTATCGTGTTTGCAGCACTTATCATCCTGATTGTTGTTGTTGGCTCGTTGTGGATCATGTGGAACCTCAACTACAACATGATGAGCCATTAA
- a CDS encoding cytochrome o ubiquinol oxidase subunit III → MSTETLTKHHDAHAEHGHHDAGANKVFGFWIYLMSDCIIFATLFATYGVMVNNTAGGPAGKDIFELPFVLVETALLLLSSITYGFAVINMNKGHKGAVIGWLALTFLFGLGFIGMEIYEFHHLIAEGFGPDRSGFLSGFFTLVGTHGLHVTSGLIWMLVLMYQVAKRGLNDTNRTRIMCLSLFWHFLDVVWICVFTIVYLMGVM, encoded by the coding sequence ATGTCGACTGAAACTCTGACTAAACACCACGACGCCCATGCGGAGCATGGGCATCACGATGCAGGAGCCAACAAAGTATTCGGCTTCTGGATCTACCTGATGAGCGACTGCATTATTTTCGCAACGCTGTTTGCCACCTATGGTGTTATGGTAAACAACACGGCAGGTGGCCCGGCAGGTAAAGATATTTTTGAACTGCCGTTCGTACTGGTAGAAACCGCCCTGCTTCTGTTGAGCTCCATAACCTATGGTTTTGCCGTCATCAACATGAACAAAGGCCATAAAGGGGCGGTCATTGGCTGGCTGGCATTGACCTTCCTGTTTGGTCTGGGCTTCATCGGCATGGAAATCTATGAATTCCATCACCTGATTGCCGAAGGCTTCGGTCCTGACCGCAGCGGTTTCCTTTCCGGCTTCTTTACGCTGGTGGGTACTCACGGCCTGCATGTAACCTCCGGGTTGATTTGGATGCTGGTGCTGATGTACCAGGTGGCTAAACGGGGTCTGAACGACACTAACCGTACGCGTATTATGTGTCTGAGCCTGTTCTGGCACTTCCTGGACGTGGTGTGGATCTGCGTATTCACCATTGTTTACCTGATGGGGGTGATGTAA